The Endozoicomonas montiporae CL-33 genome contains a region encoding:
- a CDS encoding sulfatase translates to MSKLKKALLAMAVSATVHSAAAVAAPTQATSVNTEATRPNVIIIYVDDMGWGDVGYHGYKDIKTPNIDALAEEGTWFSQAYVSASICGPSRAGMITGVHQQRFGIYGNFNENHIPSSQPLAMEMMKDNGYQTAVIGKWHLGELTGLPNERGADFFYGFLDGSHDYFKSTTNPDAHMRFAPIYRNTEIEPPIQQSNGYLTELFTDEAIEFIDEAVKSKEPFFMYLAHFAVHHPWQVPESYVERLKDLPVAEGIAGEERRHFAGMALALDDGIGEVMDSLKHHGIDDNTIVFFMSDNGTPRGQGFAQPVQKQRGETTMSSPGPFNGFKGDTYEGGIRVPFVARWPGKIPAGQEYKQMVSSMDIVPTIAAVAGTELWSGATPFDGKDLMPYLKGEMGEDGPHETMYWRRDDDYAIRDGDWKLTWNSQSGPQTIRLFNIENDPGEWDDLVSKHPEKAQELQNKFDAWEATLPVNKLSYKPQNRNMGFYAGEITDVKEYNKKANGR, encoded by the coding sequence ATGTCCAAGCTTAAAAAAGCTTTGCTGGCAATGGCCGTTTCAGCAACTGTCCATAGTGCGGCAGCGGTTGCAGCACCGACACAGGCCACCTCTGTAAATACAGAAGCTACCAGGCCTAACGTCATCATCATCTATGTAGACGATATGGGCTGGGGCGACGTTGGCTACCATGGCTACAAAGATATAAAAACCCCAAACATTGATGCACTGGCAGAAGAAGGCACTTGGTTTTCACAGGCTTACGTATCCGCTTCCATCTGTGGCCCGTCCCGTGCCGGTATGATCACCGGTGTTCACCAGCAGCGCTTTGGTATCTACGGTAACTTTAACGAAAACCATATTCCATCCAGCCAGCCACTGGCCATGGAAATGATGAAGGACAACGGCTACCAGACTGCAGTAATCGGTAAGTGGCACTTGGGTGAACTAACGGGCCTGCCGAACGAACGTGGTGCCGACTTCTTCTATGGCTTCCTGGACGGTAGTCACGACTACTTTAAGTCCACCACCAACCCTGATGCCCACATGCGTTTCGCGCCCATCTATCGCAATACCGAAATAGAGCCGCCTATTCAGCAAAGCAATGGCTATCTGACTGAATTGTTTACTGACGAGGCCATTGAATTCATTGATGAGGCCGTGAAAAGTAAAGAACCATTCTTTATGTATCTGGCTCACTTTGCCGTTCACCACCCATGGCAGGTACCCGAAAGCTACGTTGAACGGCTGAAAGATTTGCCGGTCGCTGAAGGTATTGCCGGTGAGGAGCGCAGACATTTTGCAGGCATGGCCCTGGCACTGGACGATGGCATCGGTGAAGTGATGGACTCACTGAAGCATCACGGCATTGACGATAACACCATTGTATTTTTCATGAGTGACAATGGTACACCTCGTGGCCAGGGCTTTGCGCAGCCTGTCCAGAAGCAGCGCGGCGAAACCACCATGTCGAGCCCTGGTCCATTCAACGGCTTCAAGGGTGACACCTATGAAGGGGGTATTCGTGTACCGTTTGTTGCACGCTGGCCAGGTAAAATTCCTGCTGGTCAGGAATATAAACAGATGGTTTCCTCTATGGACATCGTACCAACCATTGCCGCAGTGGCCGGTACTGAGCTCTGGTCTGGTGCTACTCCGTTTGACGGTAAAGACCTGATGCCTTACCTGAAAGGTGAAATGGGTGAAGATGGACCTCATGAAACCATGTACTGGCGTCGTGACGACGATTACGCGATCCGCGATGGTGACTGGAAACTAACCTGGAACAGCCAGAGTGGCCCTCAGACTATCCGCCTGTTCAACATCGAAAACGATCCTGGCGAATGGGACGACCTGGTCAGTAAGCACCCGGAGAAAGCCCAGGAGCTGCAGAACAAGTTTGACGCTTGGGAAGCGACTCTGCCTGTTAACAAGCTGAGCTACAAACCCCAGAACCGTAACATGGGCTTCTACGCTGGTGAAATCACCGACGTCAAGGAATACAACAAAAAAGCCAACGGCAGATAA